One stretch of Argiope bruennichi chromosome 3, qqArgBrue1.1, whole genome shotgun sequence DNA includes these proteins:
- the LOC129963614 gene encoding transmembrane protein 121B-like, with the protein MTQTESPCSCTIRLVLHVLDCLGLLLIIVLQGSILDYYLILHNGGNAAWYFWFLADFLILIAFMAAAVISYRYYQKKGRERKTESSAKESSSDVKSFLRLGSLPLVYTVWFFYSSLLTAKVVLLFKLDVAQSLDADSAFGPQLLKVIIASSAVVFLLLVETHNHAELHSDHQAYIYYLITSTVFEIFDSVTFLGILFPTQSRIVLTYPLENSVLLLSCINFILPTMTLYKLSLSEFGKKPRSLGLQLLYKWLHLCLVNIPYFVIRVYLWSLYDHDVTLFLLKNILAVIVTARTAVPEIKLLWHSMQESRGKRRKFFSNVMELGAVYEITDNHGDEGNLRGDEKKVLHSTEL; encoded by the exons ATGACTCAAACTGAATCTCCCTGCAGTTGTACCATTAGACTTGTTCTGCATGTTTTAGATTGCTTAGGATTATTGCTTATTATTGTTTTGCAAGGAAGTATATTAGACTACTATCTCATTCTTCATAACGGTGGCAATGCTGCTTGGTACTTTTGGTTTCTTGCTGATTTCCTGATTCTTATTGCATTTATGGCTGCTGCAGTTATTTCTTATAGATATTACCAAAAGaag GGCAGAGAACGAAAAACTGAATCTAGTGCCAAAGAAAGTTCTTCCGATGTCAAATCGTTTCTCAGACTTGGCTCTTTACCTCTTGTTTATACTGTGTGGTTCTTTTATTCTTCCTTGTTAACAGCAAAAGTTGTCTTGTTATTTAAACTTGATGTTGCTCAGTCTTTAGATGCAGACTCAGCATTTGGTCCGCAGCTGCTTAAAGTCATTATAGCATCATCTGCTGTAGTGTTCCTTCTCCTTGTAGAAACTCATAACCATGCTGAGCTTCACTCTGATCACCAAgcttacatttattatttgatcACATCaactgtttttgaaatatttgacagTGTTACCTTCTTAGGTATACTCTTTCCTACTCAGTCTCGCATTGTCTTAACTTATCCATTAGAAAATTCTGTTCTTTTGCtttcttgcattaattttattcttccaaCCATGACTCTTTATAAATTGAGTTTATCAGAATTTGGTAAAAAACCCCGCTCACTTGGTCTGCAATTGTTATATAAGTGGTTACATCTGTGTTTAGTTAATATCCCCTACTTTGTTATTAGAGTCTATTTGTGGTCGCTTTATGATCATGATGTAactcttttccttttaaaaaatatattagcagtTATTGTCACAGCTCGAACCGCTGTCccagaaataaaattgttgtggCATTCAATGCAAGAATCTCGAGGTAAACGACGCAAATTTTTCAGCAATGTGATGGAGCTTGGTGCAGTTTATGAGATAACAGATAACCATGGGGATGAGGGGAATTTGCGAGGAGATGAAAAAAAGGTACTTCATAGCACTGAACTATAG
- the LOC129964251 gene encoding protein D1-like, with protein MILPTVLVLAGVSTRVLGKVAPALAKNCSALRYYSKPMESLKMFQKHGVVPDVISTAPKAVAEIKYNEHVVDLGNELTPTQVKDPPTHIQWPTKKGALYTLCMTDPDAPSRKDPKYREWHHWLVVNIPETNISEGTVMSEYVGSGPPEGTGLHRYVFLMYEQPEKLNCDEKKLTNRSGDHRGNFKIANFAKKYNLGDPVAGNFYQAQWDDYVPKLYEQLSG; from the coding sequence ATGATTCTCCCAACGGTTCTTGTTCTTGCGGGAGTGTCAACAAGAGTGCTTGGTAAAGTGGCACCGGCTTTGGCTAAGAATTGTTCTGCTTTAAGATATTATTCAAAACCCATGGAGTCacttaaaatgtttcagaaacaCGGTGTGGTGCCTGATGTTATCAGTACTGCACCGAAAGCTGtcgctgaaattaaatataatgagcATGTTGTTGATTTAGGAAATGAATTGACACCAACTCAGGTAAAAGATCCCCCTACTCATATTCAATGGCCAACGAAAAAAGGAGCCTTGTATACCTTGTGTATGACGGATCCTGATGCACCTAGCCGTAAAGATCCAAAGTATCGTGAATGGCACCATTGGTTAGTTGTGAACATTCCTGAAACCAATATCTCGGAGGGTACTGTTATGTCTGAGTATGTTGGCTCAGGACCTCCTGAAGGTACAGGTTTGCATCGCTATGTATTTTTGATGTACGAGCAGCCAGAGAAATTGAATTGTGACGAAAAGAAGTTAACTAATAGATCCGGGGATCACCGTGGTAATTTCAAGATCGCTAACTTCGCTAAGAAATACAATCTGGGAGATCCTGTTGCTGGAAATTTTTACCAGGCTCAGTGGGATGACTATGTTCCTAAACTGTATGAGCAATTGTCAGGCTAG